DNA from Rubripirellula lacrimiformis:
CGGCCGTCGATGATGCATCGCTGGTAGACAAGGAGACTTTTCGGGGCAGGCGTAACGACGCGACGGATAAGCTTCGCCTATCCACACCACCGCTTGAATCGGCACCCACCAAGCCGATTTGCCAGCCAATCCCCCATAACCGTCTTTGCTATCAAATCCGATTGCCAATGCAACGGTTGCAACCGGCATAACCGGACCATCGCTGCCTGGAAGGTAGCGCCGCAGCAGCCGGATGATCTGATCCTTAACCGGGCCGGAAGAGAATTCTGGCGAATCCCATGACGGTTGGTTGGATGGTGGTCGGTGCGTGGGGCTAGGTTGCCCGCACGATGACTCGGGCGCCCTGTTTGCCGATGATCTTTACTGCCGTTCCCGATTCGACGAAGTCGCCTTCGGTGGTCACGTCGACCATGATTTCGCCCACCTGGACCCGTCCGCCTGGGCGTAGCGGCGACACCGCTTGACCGACTTGGCCGACCTCGACCTGTTGCCAACCCGGCAGGCTGGACGGATCGTTGTGGGCAAAGACTGCGTCGGCATCAGCCAGGACCGGTGGTTTCAGCGTCAAGCGACTCAGCCCAGGAATTTCGCCGATGTAATGGGACAGCAGAAACAGCCCGACTAGAAACGCACAGAAGGCGCCGACGACGGTCACGACGTCATAGCCCAGGCCGTTGAGTTGTTCGGCGTTCTGGGGGATCAGGACTCGCCGCGACGCCATCACCAGCGACCCCAACAACAGCACGATGCCGCCCAGTCCCGCGATCCCAAAACCCGGGATGACGAACAGTTCGCAAGCGATGAAAACCAACCCCAATGCGAACAACATCACTTCCAACCATCCCGACGTGCCGGCTGCAAACCGGCTCCAAAAGAACAGGCTGAAACAGAGCAGTGAAACCAATCCACCAACGCTGATGCCGGGGGCGGAAAGTTCGACGACCAATGCCAACAACCCGATCGCGATCAGGAAGAACGTGATCCAACCAGTGTTCAGTAGCCGTGCAAAGGTTTCGGCCCATGTCGGCGCCATGGTTTCGATCGCAGGGTCCACGCCAAGGATCTCTGCAATCTCGTCTTGCGAATTGAACGTCTGGTCGGCGATCCCCAGTTCCACCAATCGTTCACCGTTGGCGATAAAGAACATCTCTTTGCCGCCTTCACGGATCGGTTTGCCCTGTTCCCACTGATCGGCGTCGTCCAGAGTGGCCCATTCTTTGTCCGAAAAGTAACGTACTTCGCCGGTTTCTTGATGCGTTGCGGTGAAGACGACCATGTCCTTGTCCGTCATTTTCTCGGCCAACACGGCTGGTCGTCCGGTGGCTGTCGCGGTGTCTCGCGCCCGCTGCGCCACCATGCTTCGGCTCTTGGCTTCGGCGTAGCGAAATTCGCCGCTAAGTCCCAACACGATCACACCGGCATCCCCCAAACGGGCGCCGGGCTTCATCAGGATTTTGTCGCAGGCCAGGGCCATCAGGGCTGCGCCGCTGATCGCATCGCGGCGGATCATCGCGACAGTTTCGACGTTGTCGGCTTCTAGGATCATGTCCATCAACTCGAACGTCACATCCACGCGACCGCCGGGGCTGTCGATATCAAAGATGATGACGTCGACGCCGGATTCGACCGCCTGCTGGAAGTTGCGTTTCAGGATCGCCCCGCTAAGCGAGTTGATGTCTTCGTGCATCGGGATGATGACCGCACTGCGTCGGTTGTCATCGGGTTGCCGAAAGACTTGCGCCGCCGCTTGCGTGGCAGCAATCGTGGTGACGATCACGATGATTGCCGCGGCGCAGGTGGCGGCGATTAGATTTCCAGCAGTTTTGCCCATCAAATCAGTTTCCGATCGATCACGTAAATTCGGCCAAGGATCTGGCCGTTGGCAGTCGCCGGTGTGTTGGCGAACCATGGATTCGGTCCACCAGCGATCCGAGTCCATTGTACCGGCGGTGAAGAACTAGGCACGAACGCGAGCTAAATGCGGCGCCAAAATGATGGGATAATCAGCACTAAAACGCTGAACACTTCTACTCGACCCAACATCATCAGCCAAACGAACAGAAGTTTGGCTCCCTGGCTGAAACCGGCGTAGTTGCGTGTTGCACCAACCACCCCGAATCCGGGGCCGATATTGTTCAGCGTGGCCGCTACCGCACTGGCCGAATCCAATAGCTTTTCGTCCAGCGTGTTTTTGCGAACGATTCGTTCGATCGAATCGGGGGACATGTCGATGGACCCCGTGGTCGCCGCTTCGGTCACACCCCAAGTGCTGTTGGGTTCAAACGTGATCAGCAGGAACCATGACACGACAAAGATCGCCAAGATCATCGAAAAGTAAACCACGATGGCGTGCGCCAAGTTCGGGTCGTCGACCGTCGAACCGCCAATCCGAATGAACCGCACCACTCGCGGCCGGTGCGCCCGTTCGACTTCTTGTCTTAGGATTTTGTAGAACAAGATATGGCGGATCACTTTCATGCCGCCACCGGTGCTGCCGGCGCATCCGCCGACGAACATCAACAGCAACAGGATGCCGCGACCGAAGTTGTTCCAGTTGTCAAAATCGGAAGTGCCGTATCCGGTGGTCGTCAGCACCGACACCACCTGGAACATGCCAAATCGAAGCGAATCGGCGAAGTTTCCAAAGTCCTCGTCCGCCGCACGCATGCCAAAGAAAACCACTCCACCGGTCACCAACACGATGATCCCGATAAAGGTTCGAAACTCGACGTCTTTGAACAACCGTCGAGGTTCGCCTAGCAGCGTCAAATACAGCAGTGTGAAATTCGAACCGGCCAAGATCATGAACCCGATCGTGGTGTAGTCGATCAGGCTGCTGTCGAACTGGCCGTGGCTGGCGTTGTAGGTGCTGAAGCCGCCTGTCGCCATGGTTCCAAACGCGTGGCACAGTCCATCAAACGGCGACATGCCCTCCAGTACATAGACCAAGGTCAGGATCGCATTCAGGCCGATATAGATTCCGGCAAACGCCCAAGCCGTCGCCTGCATCCGCGGCATGCTGCCCTCTTTGGTCGGGCCCGGCATCTCGGCACGCATCATCGCCTTGCCCGCCGAACCTTGCCCCAGGATGGCGACAAACAGAACAACGATCCCTAGGCCGCCCAAAAAGTGGGTCCAGGATCGCCAGAACAGGATGCAGTGAGGCACCAAGTCGGGCGATTCCAGGTCCGTCAAAACGGTGGCCCCGGTCGTGCTAAAACCCGACTGGGATTCGAACATCGCTTCGATGAACGTGATCGGATCGCCCTGTTGGATACAGGTGCCGCTTAGATAAAAGGGCAGGGCACCCAGGATCGTCGCCAGTACCCAGCTGAGTCCGACGATCGCCATCGCTTCTTTCTGGAACAATTGCCCGCCGCGATGTTTGCGGCCCAGCACGCGAAGCACGAATCCGACGACCATGCAGATCGCCATGCTCGATAGCAGCCCCCGAGCACCGGCCACTTCGAACCCATCCGAAGCACTGAGGTAGGTTCGCTTGGATAATGCCGGGATCGCGAACGGCAAGCTGAAGGCCATCGATCCACCGATCAACATGCAAACGGTGCCAAGCACGCGAGATAGCAGTGGGAAGTTCAAGGCCGTTGACGAATGGGATCGGGGAAAGGGGCGCAGGCGAATCAACGCCGCGGGAAGGTCACGGTCAGCACCAGCTTAACGCGAGTCGCCATTTTTCGGTAAGGTCCCCGCGTTTTTCGTACGGATTCCCGTTTTCCCCCAATCATCCCAGCCGATGGCAGTCGTCCATCGCGGACGATTCACACCCGCCCTGGCGTACGATTCACGCCCGCCCTGGCGGACGATTCACACCCGCCCTGGCGGACGATTCACACCCGCCCTGGCGTACGATTCACACCCGCCCTGGCGTACGATTCACACAGTGCTCGGGCGGGATTCACGCCGGTGCCCGGGCACGCTTTGCCGGCCCGTCACCCGCCGCTGCAGTGGAACCCATGGAGTTCGATTTGCCGACGACGACCCGGTTGCAGTAATCTGATCACAGTTGAAAACCGCCTGCGGATCGGTCCCCAGGCAACGCCCCCGCCTTTGATGCTGGATTCCGAATTCGTGTGTGGCCGACTGACCCTTCGTTCGCCGCCGACACAGTGGTGCCAGCAATTTTTGCCCCACGTTGATCCGGACGGGTTGGATTGGGGCGATGCGGCGCGATTCAACATCGCCCCCACACAGCCGGTCTTGTGCGTTCTGCAGCCTGGGCCTGCGGAAACGGCGACCACCGCCATGATCCGCTGGGGACTCGTGCCCGCCTGGTCCGACGATCC
Protein-coding regions in this window:
- a CDS encoding NfeD family protein produces the protein MGKTAGNLIAATCAAAIIVIVTTIAATQAAAQVFRQPDDNRRSAVIIPMHEDINSLSGAILKRNFQQAVESGVDVIIFDIDSPGGRVDVTFELMDMILEADNVETVAMIRRDAISGAALMALACDKILMKPGARLGDAGVIVLGLSGEFRYAEAKSRSMVAQRARDTATATGRPAVLAEKMTDKDMVVFTATHQETGEVRYFSDKEWATLDDADQWEQGKPIREGGKEMFFIANGERLVELGIADQTFNSQDEIAEILGVDPAIETMAPTWAETFARLLNTGWITFFLIAIGLLALVVELSAPGISVGGLVSLLCFSLFFWSRFAAGTSGWLEVMLFALGLVFIACELFVIPGFGIAGLGGIVLLLGSLVMASRRVLIPQNAEQLNGLGYDVVTVVGAFCAFLVGLFLLSHYIGEIPGLSRLTLKPPVLADADAVFAHNDPSSLPGWQQVEVGQVGQAVSPLRPGGRVQVGEIMVDVTTEGDFVESGTAVKIIGKQGARVIVRAT
- a CDS encoding TrkH family potassium uptake protein, whose translation is MLIGGSMAFSLPFAIPALSKRTYLSASDGFEVAGARGLLSSMAICMVVGFVLRVLGRKHRGGQLFQKEAMAIVGLSWVLATILGALPFYLSGTCIQQGDPITFIEAMFESQSGFSTTGATVLTDLESPDLVPHCILFWRSWTHFLGGLGIVVLFVAILGQGSAGKAMMRAEMPGPTKEGSMPRMQATAWAFAGIYIGLNAILTLVYVLEGMSPFDGLCHAFGTMATGGFSTYNASHGQFDSSLIDYTTIGFMILAGSNFTLLYLTLLGEPRRLFKDVEFRTFIGIIVLVTGGVVFFGMRAADEDFGNFADSLRFGMFQVVSVLTTTGYGTSDFDNWNNFGRGILLLLMFVGGCAGSTGGGMKVIRHILFYKILRQEVERAHRPRVVRFIRIGGSTVDDPNLAHAIVVYFSMILAIFVVSWFLLITFEPNSTWGVTEAATTGSIDMSPDSIERIVRKNTLDEKLLDSASAVAATLNNIGPGFGVVGATRNYAGFSQGAKLLFVWLMMLGRVEVFSVLVLIIPSFWRRI